Sequence from the Clostridium botulinum genome:
TAATACCATGTACCTCTATCATCTATCCATCCAGTTAACATTTTCCCATCATCTCTTAAGTAATACCAATTTCCATTTATATTTTGCCATCCTGTTGCCATATCACCATTATAATTTAGATAATACCATGAACCATTTGGATTAACCCATCCTTTTTGCATAATTCCAAAAGAATCCATGTAATACCATTTACTATTAATAAAGTTCCATCCAGTAACTTTATTTCCACCTAAAACATATTGCCAACTACCATTATTAAGTGTGTTCCAACCTTCTTTAAAACCTGATGTAGCTAAAAGTGGTGTTTCACTTAATACATAATCTGAACAATGAGTTATTGTAAATGATACTCTATCATCTTTTACCTTAACATTTGATGCAACTAATTCTAATGATTTTGTGCTTTTATTATAGTAATAAACGTACATATTCTTTCCATTATATTTTGATCCTATTTTAGCTTCAATTTTTGCCTTACCAGGTAATTTACCATCATAACTAAAATATAAATTAACTACATTTGCACCATTTAAAATATTTTTTATTTCTAATTCATTAGGAGATGTTGTTTCAATAGTTGTATCTAATTTGCTATCCATTGATGAAACATTCTTAATATCATCTCCATCAAAAGTCCATGTATAATCATCGCCTTCAAGCACTAATGTTTTATCATCGTTATCCTTTAAACATTCAAAAACATCTTTTTCTACCTTAGGATAATTAGAAACATTGTAAGATACACTATCAGCTTTTGAATCTTCAATTTTATCATTTATTCTATCAGTATCAGCTGTACTTCCTGATCCTTTACTTGATGAACTGTGTGATCTTGAAGATTTTTTTTCATCAACTCTTCCTACTATATCTTCGGCTGTTACTATTTCTCCATCTATAGTAAATTTAGCTATAACTTTTATATATTTGTCTTCATCACTACCTCTTAATTTATACTCGTTGTCTTTTCCAGAGGTTATCTTATCATAACTCCCATCTTTTTTCTTACATCTTTGCCATTCATAATCTACATTTGTTACATTAGTGATTTTTCCATTTTTATATGCTATGGCCTTAGCTTCTAATGTCTTTCCAACTTTTTCACTACCTGAAATTGATACTGTAGCATATTTTTCTCTTTGAACTGTTGTGTTTAATGATGTTTTAATTGCAACTCCATTTTCATTAAACCATTCATATTTATATAAGTCATTTTTACAAGTTTCTGTTATTGGATTCCATACGCTTCCATTCTTAGTTGCTATAGGTATATATTTAATGTAGCATCCATCTTTTACTTCATTTGAATTAGATGATAATACATATTCTTTACTTGAAGATAAATCTTTTATTTTTGACGCATTTATTCCTGATGGAGTAGTAAATTTAACTGCTATATAAGCTGTATTATCTTTTGAATCTAAACTATCTAATGAATTAGTAAATTTGCTAGGTAAAGTAACAGTTATACTTCCTGCTGTTGTTGTATTTACATCTATCCCCATTGCCTTATAAGCATCTTTACTTTTAGTTGTTTCTATAGATTGCTTTTCTTCCTTTACAATAGTATCAGCATAAGCCTTAATATTGTTGCCTTCAAAATTTGGTACAATTCCTCCTGCTTGCATTCCAGTTATAGCTACAAGAACTAATGCTATAGTTTTTGCATGCATATTTCTTTTCATTAATATCTCCCCTTGTCTTTTCTTACCCCTAATGTGTAATTTATTTAATATGTATAAATTCAAAACATAAGTTTAATAATACTTATTAGCTTTAATTCTATACACTTTATATATAATTATAACATTAATGGAAAATATTTTCACACAGTACTCTGAAATCATAGTAATATCATGACCTATTAGGTTAAAAATCTATAATTTTTAGTTATAAATTTTTACTCAAAATCTTAAATTTTTTTTTAAATATATGATTTAAAATTCAACAAATGAATTTTTTATTAATCTTAATTCTCTACTTTCACTATAACTTCTCCACTAATTTGGCTATATAAAATAATTAAATAATAAATAAAGGAAAAAAAATAAAAGAATAGAATAGATATATTATATATGGAATTTATTGTAAATAAGGAGGTTTTATTATGTTAAAAAATAAAAAGAAATTTTTAGTGTCTATGGCGTTAAGCCTTGTACTTATGTCATCATCTGTACCTGCATTAGCAACTACTATACAAGATACAAATACTAATCAAGAAGTAAGTACAGAATCAACTTACAATTTAAAAGATTTAAATGAACAATTAGTAATGGGTGTAGCTTGGATGCAATCCTCAGCTGAATATAGAGCTTTATGTTATCAAGCTTACAATACAGGACAAATGATTGTAAATCAAGAAGCTTCAAACTTTAAGCAAGGAGATAAACCTTTAGCTATAATTACAGATTGTGATGAAGCTGTTATTGATAATAATGAATTTGAAGCTGGACTTATAGGACAAAATGCTGAATATACTGAAGAGACTTGGGGACAATGGGTAAATCATGCTGATGCAAAAGCTATGCCTGGAGCAAAAGAATTTTTAAATTATGCTGCTGACAAAGGTGTTGAAATTTTCTATGTAACTGGAAGGAATGAAAAAACAGGACTAGATGCTACAATGAAAAATCTTCAAAAGTTAGGTTATCCTTGTGTAGATCAAAAGCATATGCGTTTAAAGACTACTAGTAGCAATAAGCAACCTAGAATGGATGAAATAACAAAAGATTATAATGTTATAATCTATATGGGTGATGATGCTGGAGATTTCCCTATTAATTCTTATGGTAAAGAGGCCAATGATAGAAATCAATTAGTTGATGTAAATAAAAATGAATTCGGAACTCATTTTATAATTTTACCAAATCCAGTATATGGACATTGGGAAAGTTCATTATCTAAAGATTACTTTAAATTAAGTCCTTCTGAAAAAGATAAAGTAAGAAAGTCTTATTTAAAAACTTGGACTCCTAACTAAAATAACAACCAAATAATGTAAATGCCTAAAGTAAAGTTATGATTTACCCTTTACTTTAGGCTTATAGAATATATTATAATAAATTTAATATAACATTTATATATAATATATTTTTATACAATACTTTTTTATCTTAATTTAAATTTACTAATCATTTCTTGTAATGTTTCTGCTTGAGCTGATAATTCTTCACTAGCTGCTGCACTTTCTTCTGCTATTGCAGAGTTTGATTGAACTACATCTGCTATTTGATCTATTCCACCATGTATTTGCTCTATTGATATAGATTGTTCTTCAGATAATTGGGTTATATTATTAACTAATTCTACAGCTTCTTTAGTATGTTCAACAACTTCTTTTAGTGAGATTGCCGTAGTATCTGCAATTATTTTACCTTTTTCTACTGATTCTATAGAATTTTCAATTAGCTCAGCAGTATTTTTGACTGCCTCTGAACTTTCCTCTGCAAGCTTTCTAACTTCTTCTGCTACAACTGAAAATCCTTTTCCAGCTTCTCCAGCTCTTGCTGCTTCTATAGCAGCATTAAGTGCCAAAAGATTTGTTTGTTCTGCTATGCTGTCTATTGTATTTATAATTTTTTTAATATTTTTAGATGAATTTTCTATTTCATTCATTGCAATTATCATTTCATTCATTTGCTTATTGCTATCTTCAATTTGAATTGCCAAATTACTTGCAATTTTATTAGTGTTTTTAGCATGGTTTGTTGAGTTTTTAACTTTTTCATTTATTTCACTAATTGATGCTGTTAATTCCTCTATTCCACTTGCCTGTTCTGTTGACCCTTGAGATAATGTTTGTGATGTTGCTGCTACTTGTTCTGCTCCACCTTTTACTTGTTCTGTTGCTTCTTTTATTTCATAGAATGTTTCATTAAAGGATTGTACGATTTTTATTATTGAATTTTTTATTTCAACAAATTTACCTACATATACTTCTTCACATGAACTTTCAACTCTAAAATTTCCTTTAGTTAGTTCTTCTAATATATTATTTAAATCTAATATAACTGTTTTCAAAAAATCACATGTTGTACGGAAACTTTCTGCTAAATTTCCAAACTCGTCTGATGACTTATACTCAATTACAATATCTAATTCACCATTTTGTAAGCTATTCGCAGCTTTTTCCAGTTCATCAATTGGTTCAATAAGAAGTCTTGTTAAAATTTTCAACATATACATACAAACCCCTAAGCTAATAAATGAAACAATAGCTAAAATTATAAATGCTATATTTTTTATAATATTAGAAGTCAAATAACTATTTTGTGCTTTCTCATTTGTATACTTACCAATTGAAATTAATGTATTTTGCAAATTATCAGCTGCTACTGAATAATTTGAATTATATAATTTTAATGCTCCATTATTATCATATTTAGCAGCTAAATCTATTACTTCTGACCTTGCTTTCGTTAATACATTTACATCTTTAGTAAGTTCTGATATTAGATCTTTATCAGGAAAATTTTCTTTTAATTTTATAATATTAGCTTCTATATTTTCAGCAAACTCTTTTGCTTTTGAAACAAATTCATTTGTTTCCTTTTCATCAGTAGTTGAAGTAGCCCACAATACATATTTTCCAACTGCTTGAACATCTTTTCGTATTTCCATTTGTAACATCATATTCTTATATGGTTTTTCATAAAAATTTTTCATACTACTTCCCACCATAAATAAAGCGGTAAAAGCTGTAATAACAGATATTACAAAAAATATCATAACTGACATGAAGGCAATTGATAATTTTTTTCTAATTTTTTGATTTTTGATGTACTTTAACATAAAATCCCTCCTAAAATATTTAGTTAACCTTTATATACCTTGTTGTTTTTAATTTTTTTGCAATTTAATAAACCCATTTGATACTTTTTAAATAGATTCATACACTTTTATTTAAGACCAATTTAATATAAACATTGTTTAAATCTACTTTTTTTTCGTATTTCTTCACCTTTAAATTGCATATCAATCAAATATAATGTTTTCTATGACTTTATTTGTCATATATGATAAATTGTTATATTTTATTATCGCATATTCCAAAATTTTCTTTAATAATTTTTTATAATATAAAATATATTTTAAAAATATATTTTAATTAGTACAAAAAGCTAAATATTCATGTTAATTAATTTAAAGGATTATTGTTGTTTTTCAGGAAATTAAATTATATTAAATTTTTATTCAAAACTATTGTAAAAAATTTTTAAAATGTTAGAATGAATTCATGCTCAGTGAGAGCGAAACAAAAAAAACATGAAATCATTAATAATTTAAAAATCAAAAAATTAAATATTCAGGGGGTACTTATGATAAAAAGAATAAGTAAATTAACAGGATTAGTTATAATGGCTACAACAATTGTTTCAATTTTACCTACAACATATGCAAATGCTGCAGTAAAATTACAAACTTTAGATGGAAACATGGATTCTGTACAAGCTTTCGATGGAGGAAAATATTTATTCAATGGTTATAAGGAGGAAAATCCTGATAATGAAATTTACTTTTTTGACGGAACAAAAGATAAAGAAATAAAAAGTTTAAATGGAAATTTCGAAAAATACGGAAATAACTTCGTTAATTTTATAAATAATGATAAACTTTTTAATTTAAAAACTGGAAATATTGAAGAAGATAATATAGAAGATAAAAAATTATATCTAGAGTTAAATTTTAAGAAATCAGTAATAAATAAAGTGGATAGATATAGCGATACTAAAAATTTAGTTTATGCAAATACAGTAACTAAAGATAATTTTGATGAACTATGGTTTGAATATAAACTTCAAAATGATGATGGATCTAAATCATTTAACTTATTTATTAGTGAATCTGGAAAATATATTGATACATCAGAAAATTTAAATATTGTTCATTATTCTAAAGATGGTACAAAAATCAAATTAAATACTTTTGAAGATTTAGAATCTAATGGATATACTGTAAAATTTGAAAATGCATTATTCCAAGATAACAACTATATTTATAGACTTGCAACTATAACAAACAAAACAGATTCTACTGATACTACTACTTATATGCAAAAAATAAGTAAATCACAAGGTGAATTAAAAAATGGTGCATATCTTCCTAAAGAAGTATCAAGTTATAGTCTAGGAAGTACTACTGCATCTGAAATAACTCCAAACAAATCTGAAAATTTCTCAGTAAATATAATTAATAATTCAATACAAACTGTAAAAGTAACTAATAATGAAATGACTATTTTAAAATATGATTTTGTTAGAGAAAAAGATAATAGCGAAAATTCAGTTACTTCTGATAGAATAAGTATGATAAAAAAAGATGAGGATTATAAATCTTTTAAAAATCAAAAAATAACTAGCTATGATATTGATAAAAATGGTACTGTATGGATTCTTTATAAAGGTAATATTCAAAGAGTAGTTAATGATACTTTAGAAACTATGTATGCTGTTGATAGAGATATGAATAAGATATCTGTATATGATGAAAATGACATTGTTGTTTGGAATTCTGATGAAAATATATACTCAACAGTCGGTGGGACAACCTTAAGAATAGGCTGGGTACAATATGCTGATGGAACTTGGTCTTATTTAAAGGAAGACACAAGTAAATCTACTGGATGGGTAAAAGATTCTAACAAATGGTATTACTTAGATTCAAATGGTGTTATGCAAACTGGCTGGTTACTTGACGGTGGAAAATGGTACTATTTAACTGCATCTGGTGCTATGCAAACTGGTTGGTTATTTGATAACGGTAGCTGGTATTATTTAAATCAATCAGGTGCTATGGAAAATGATGGATGGTTAAAAGTTGATAATACTTGGTATTACTTAAATTCAAATGGATCTTTAAAAACTAACTCTTGGTTACTTGATAAAAATTTATGGTACTATCTTGATTCATCTGGAGCAATGGTTACAAATACAGTTATTGATGGATATAAAATTGGATCAAAAGGTTTTTGGGTTAAATAGTAATTAAAAATATATAAGATTTTAAAATATTATCAAAATAATAGGTTTAAGTTAAATAATAGTAGACAAAGGTCAATTAAATAAAATTCACCTTTGTCTACTATTTTCTAATATATTATAATTATTTAATATTTTTATTATAGTAATCAATTAATGCGTTCACATTTCCACTTTGAAGAATTGGAACTATTCTCCTTAAATCTTCCAATTCCCAATCCCACCATGATATTTCTAATAGTTTATTTATAGTTTCTGTATCAAATTTATATCGTATAATTTTAGCTGGATTTCCTGCAACTATAGCATAATTTGGAATATCCTTTGCAATAACTGAATTTGCACCTATACTTACACCATTGCCAATATTAACTCCTGATAAAATAGTTGTACGCCTTCCTATCCAAACATCATTTCCGATTATCACATTGCCTTTGGTACTAGGATGACCTTTAATATAATTATAACTGCCACATAATACATTAAATGGATAAGTAGTTATCCAATCATTTCTATGATTTCCACCTAAAAAGATATCAACCTCTCCAGCAATAGAACAAAATTTACCTATTATTACTTTTGTACCTTCATTCCATGTAAGAATATTAGGAATTCCATAAGTAAAATCTCCAATTTCAAGATTTGAACGTCTATTATTCACAGGTAACATTTTTGCATTTTCTAAATCAATTATATTATTATTCAAAATATATATCCTTCCTATTTTCTATTCATATATTATTTAATATTAAAAATATTATATAAATATTCCCTTAAAGAATATATATAACTACTAAAATCACTATTACTTATGTAAAATGTAGACAATATAGTATTGACTAATAACCTAAAATTGTTTATACTATATATCATAGTAAAATGATAAGAATTAAAGGCAACGATTAGAAAAGTAGATATCTATACTTTATTCAGAGAGAGTTCTATTTGCTGTAAAGAACTTTAAAGTAATTTATCATGAGTGCATCTAGGAGCTATTTTTTCCAAAGGCTTAAAGCTAAGTAGAGAAAATCGGTTAAACACCCGTTATAGTGTTAAGATATGTTTGTATCTAATAAAAACGAGTTGTATGTATTTTTCTATACATATAAACAGAGTGGGACCGCGGAATAATAACTTCTGCCTCTGTAATTAAGAGGCAGGAGTTTTTTTAATTGGCTCTATTTTAAATATGTATTTATATAAAAAAATATATATGAACACATCATTAAAACAGCGCTTTTTATTTATATTTAATTACTAAAGGGGGACTTTATAAAATGAAAAAACTTTTTAACAATTTTATTTTCAAACTAATTGTAGCCGTACTTATTGGTGTGCTTATTGGAACTTATTCTAATAATAATTTTATTCAAATTATATCTACTATTAAGTACGTACTTGGACAAATAATATTCTTTTCAATACCATTAATTATATTAGGATTTATTGCTCCATCTATTGCAAAGCTTAAAGGAAATGCCAGTAAATTATTAAGTTATGCTGTACTAATAGCATATTCTTCTTCTGTTTTTGCTGCACTTTTCTCTATGTTTGCAGGTTATAATATAATACCTAAATTATCAATAGTTTCTAATAATACAGTAACAAAAGAACTACCAGACTTGCTTTTCAAGCTTGATATACCACCAATTATGAGTGTTATGAGTGCATTAGTTCTAGCGTTATTTTTAGGACTTGCAACTGCATGGACTAAATCTGATTTAGTTGAAAAATTATTAGTACAATTTCAAAATATAATATTAAGTATCGTTGAAAGAATTATAATTCCTATATTACCTATATTTATTGCTACAAATTTTGCATGTTTAGCTTATGAAGGCGGAATAAGCAAGCAATTACCTATTTTCTTTAAAGTTATAATTATAGTAATTATCGGTCACTTTATTTGGCTTACTGTTTTATATTCAATTGCTGGAATAGTATCAAAAGAAAACCCTTGGGAAGTTGCTAAAAATTATGGACCAGCTTATCTTACTGCTGTTGGTACAATGTCAAGTTCAGCAACATTACCTGTTGCATTAAAATGTGCTAAAAAATCTAAAGTTTTAAGAGACGATATTGCAGATTTCGCTATACCTTTATGTGCAAATATACATTTATGTGGATCAGTTTTAACTGAAGTGTTCTTTATAATGACAGTTTCACAACTTTTATATGGAAAGTTACCTAACCTTTCAACTATGATTTTATTTA
This genomic interval carries:
- a CDS encoding methyl-accepting chemotaxis protein, translated to MLKYIKNQKIRKKLSIAFMSVMIFFVISVITAFTALFMVGSSMKNFYEKPYKNMMLQMEIRKDVQAVGKYVLWATSTTDEKETNEFVSKAKEFAENIEANIIKLKENFPDKDLISELTKDVNVLTKARSEVIDLAAKYDNNGALKLYNSNYSVAADNLQNTLISIGKYTNEKAQNSYLTSNIIKNIAFIILAIVSFISLGVCMYMLKILTRLLIEPIDELEKAANSLQNGELDIVIEYKSSDEFGNLAESFRTTCDFLKTVILDLNNILEELTKGNFRVESSCEEVYVGKFVEIKNSIIKIVQSFNETFYEIKEATEQVKGGAEQVAATSQTLSQGSTEQASGIEELTASISEINEKVKNSTNHAKNTNKIASNLAIQIEDSNKQMNEMIIAMNEIENSSKNIKKIINTIDSIAEQTNLLALNAAIEAARAGEAGKGFSVVAEEVRKLAEESSEAVKNTAELIENSIESVEKGKIIADTTAISLKEVVEHTKEAVELVNNITQLSEEQSISIEQIHGGIDQIADVVQSNSAIAEESAAASEELSAQAETLQEMISKFKLR
- a CDS encoding N-acetylmuramoyl-L-alanine amidase family protein, with product MKRNMHAKTIALVLVAITGMQAGGIVPNFEGNNIKAYADTIVKEEKQSIETTKSKDAYKAMGIDVNTTTAGSITVTLPSKFTNSLDSLDSKDNTAYIAVKFTTPSGINASKIKDLSSSKEYVLSSNSNEVKDGCYIKYIPIATKNGSVWNPITETCKNDLYKYEWFNENGVAIKTSLNTTVQREKYATVSISGSEKVGKTLEAKAIAYKNGKITNVTNVDYEWQRCKKKDGSYDKITSGKDNEYKLRGSDEDKYIKVIAKFTIDGEIVTAEDIVGRVDEKKSSRSHSSSSKGSGSTADTDRINDKIEDSKADSVSYNVSNYPKVEKDVFECLKDNDDKTLVLEGDDYTWTFDGDDIKNVSSMDSKLDTTIETTSPNELEIKNILNGANVVNLYFSYDGKLPGKAKIEAKIGSKYNGKNMYVYYYNKSTKSLELVASNVKVKDDRVSFTITHCSDYVLSETPLLATSGFKEGWNTLNNGSWQYVLGGNKVTGWNFINSKWYYMDSFGIMQKGWVNPNGSWYYLNYNGDMATGWQNINGNWYYLRDDGKMLTGWIDDRGTWYYLDYSGAMLSNTTVNGYRLGSNGAWIR
- a CDS encoding dicarboxylate/amino acid:cation symporter: MKKLFNNFIFKLIVAVLIGVLIGTYSNNNFIQIISTIKYVLGQIIFFSIPLIILGFIAPSIAKLKGNASKLLSYAVLIAYSSSVFAALFSMFAGYNIIPKLSIVSNNTVTKELPDLLFKLDIPPIMSVMSALVLALFLGLATAWTKSDLVEKLLVQFQNIILSIVERIIIPILPIFIATNFACLAYEGGISKQLPIFFKVIIIVIIGHFIWLTVLYSIAGIVSKENPWEVAKNYGPAYLTAVGTMSSSATLPVALKCAKKSKVLRDDIADFAIPLCANIHLCGSVLTEVFFIMTVSQLLYGKLPNLSTMILFIVLLGIFAIGAPGVPGGTVMASLGLITGVLGFTEAGTALILTIFALQDSFGTACNVTGDGAIALMLTRVKGKNDAELA
- a CDS encoding CatB-related O-acetyltransferase, producing the protein MNNNIIDLENAKMLPVNNRRSNLEIGDFTYGIPNILTWNEGTKVIIGKFCSIAGEVDIFLGGNHRNDWITTYPFNVLCGSYNYIKGHPSTKGNVIIGNDVWIGRRTTILSGVNIGNGVSIGANSVIAKDIPNYAIVAGNPAKIIRYKFDTETINKLLEISWWDWELEDLRRIVPILQSGNVNALIDYYNKNIK
- a CDS encoding N-acetylmuramoyl-L-alanine amidase family protein; this encodes MIKRISKLTGLVIMATTIVSILPTTYANAAVKLQTLDGNMDSVQAFDGGKYLFNGYKEENPDNEIYFFDGTKDKEIKSLNGNFEKYGNNFVNFINNDKLFNLKTGNIEEDNIEDKKLYLELNFKKSVINKVDRYSDTKNLVYANTVTKDNFDELWFEYKLQNDDGSKSFNLFISESGKYIDTSENLNIVHYSKDGTKIKLNTFEDLESNGYTVKFENALFQDNNYIYRLATITNKTDSTDTTTYMQKISKSQGELKNGAYLPKEVSSYSLGSTTASEITPNKSENFSVNIINNSIQTVKVTNNEMTILKYDFVREKDNSENSVTSDRISMIKKDEDYKSFKNQKITSYDIDKNGTVWILYKGNIQRVVNDTLETMYAVDRDMNKISVYDENDIVVWNSDENIYSTVGGTTLRIGWVQYADGTWSYLKEDTSKSTGWVKDSNKWYYLDSNGVMQTGWLLDGGKWYYLTASGAMQTGWLFDNGSWYYLNQSGAMENDGWLKVDNTWYYLNSNGSLKTNSWLLDKNLWYYLDSSGAMVTNTVIDGYKIGSKGFWVK
- a CDS encoding 5'-nucleotidase, lipoprotein e(P4) family, giving the protein MLKNKKKFLVSMALSLVLMSSSVPALATTIQDTNTNQEVSTESTYNLKDLNEQLVMGVAWMQSSAEYRALCYQAYNTGQMIVNQEASNFKQGDKPLAIITDCDEAVIDNNEFEAGLIGQNAEYTEETWGQWVNHADAKAMPGAKEFLNYAADKGVEIFYVTGRNEKTGLDATMKNLQKLGYPCVDQKHMRLKTTSSNKQPRMDEITKDYNVIIYMGDDAGDFPINSYGKEANDRNQLVDVNKNEFGTHFIILPNPVYGHWESSLSKDYFKLSPSEKDKVRKSYLKTWTPN